The Labeo rohita strain BAU-BD-2019 chromosome 22, IGBB_LRoh.1.0, whole genome shotgun sequence genomic sequence ataaattgtattattttttataaaaataaccattcgttttgctagataagactgttcttcctcgactgggatcatttacaaccgcatttgggatcgtttgaagccacatttaaactgacttttggaagttcagactcggggcaccatatcagtccattatatggagaaaaatctctaatttctttacaactgaagaaagaaagacatgaacatcttggatgacaagggggtgagtacattatctgtcaatttttgttctggaagtggacttttcctttaatgacagaattttcatttttggatgataCAAATCCAAATCCATCTTTCTGCATGGGTATATTATCAAACCACAGTCAATATTTTGGTCTGCAACATTTAACAAATACTCTTGAAAAATCTTTGCACAGCCTCCCACACTATAAACAACTTTACTTCAATCGTTTGCTCTTTGGCATCTCCCTTTTGATCAGCTTAATTTGAAAACTGTTACTTAGCAACCTTAGACATAATCGACTGTACGCTGATACAGAGCACTAAACTAATTATCAAGGATGTGAacttatttatctatctatctatctatcatgacTGGCATAGAGTCACGCCATACACTTCCCCTTCTGTTATGTTTCTGATCTCTGATTGTGTACCATTATGCAACATTAGCAAATGTGCAGATTTGATCACGAAAGCAGCAGGCGCTGTGAGGTGTTCTCCGGGTTATTCATCTGCCGATATGTGGTGAATGTGGGCGCGTGTTTGCACGAGAGACGCTCGTGCCGGTCTGTCTCCGGGTTGCCATGGTGAGGAGGTCCCCCATCAGTTGTACAGGGTGAGATTATGAGACACGTTTTTTTGCACTTGTCTCACCTGATTTGGAACTGTCTGGCAGACTTGCAACAGTTCTCTATGGCAGGTGAATAATTTTTATGTCAAAGCATATAACATTTAATTGGGAATACATTTTTAGGAACtaagcattttttgtttattaaaatagaaaaccaaaatagtgaaaattaaaataattatatattcatattttatttaaatcttaatttgttaaaaatgtaaaaatgtaattttttttcaaaaccaaATCATGAAAACAatccaaaatgtaatattaatactattcaaattatgttttatttatatttaaatattaatatgttgttaaaacacaatttttttatttaaatgaattcagttatttattacttaatattaacattGCTAGCATAGATTTttctagattttattttttttctgtcgggaatgtagtatttttacatttattttacatgtctatcatctatccatctatctatctatccatctatctatctatctatctatctatctatctatctatctatctatctatctatctatctatctatctatctatctatctatctgtctgtctgtctgtctgtctatcatctgtctgtctatctatctctctgtctatctatatctatctgtctgtctgtctgtctatctatctatctatctatctatctgtctgtctgtctgtctgtctatcatctgtctgtctatctgtctctctgtctatctatctatctatctgtctgtttgtctgtctatctatctctctctgtctatctatctgtctgtctgtctgtctatctatctatctatctatctctctgtctatctatctatctgtctgtctgtctatctgtctatctatctatctatctatctatctatctatctatctatctatctatctatctgtctgtctgtctgtctatgtctgtctgtctgtctgtctgtctgtctatctctttgtctgtttatctatctatctctctctctatctatctatctatctatctctgtctgtctgtctgtctatctgtctctttgtctgtctatctatctgtctgcctatctatctatctatctatctatctatctatctatctatctatctatctatctatctatctatctatctatctatctatctatctctgtctgtctgtctgtctgtctatctgtctctttgtctatctatctatctatctatctgtctgtctgtctgtctgtctgtctgtctgtctgtctctttgtctatctatctatctatctatctatctatctatctatctatctatctatctatctatctatctatctatctatctatctatctatcatttatttaaGGTTTTCATGGCCAAACACCAAAACATTTTAGGTTACTGAATTCAAGTATCAGGATTTAGGATACAGGAATTCAAGTATTAgcatttctgaaaaacaaatgtcctctataaaaaacaaaagtaaaagaaaagcgTGCTTGGTCACGGGAGGCTAGAGGACAACTTTGGTAAACAAGTGGCAAATTTTACCCCACTCCCCCCTATTGGTGaatacatgtttttgtgtttagagAATACACTCCCAATTTGATGTGTGCTAGACATAGCAGGGGGGAGAGTAAACACATCCATTCAGATCAGCCTAACCTGGCACCTCTCCTCTGCAAAGTTTGAGAGAAAAAGTGAGTGCAATAGTTCCCAGGGGAATAAAGGTCTAAAGGACAATCTGAGCTTCCTTTTAGTCCAAACAGACGGTGACAGAAACACCTTAAACTGGAAGACAGGTATGTTTCACTCTATTTTCTTTAATAAGACAATTGTGAAGTTGAAATTAATACTGTTTGCCATCTCATTTCAGTACAATGCGAGTATGTACACGTCGGCGTTCACGGATGTTCCGCCTTTGGCTGTTAATTGTCTTCCTGAGTCTGCACTTGCTCGTGGTTTCACTTGTCCTGTCCATTTACCACACTTCCTGTGAGCTACACTCAAACCCTGACATCCAGACCTCCATCAGCTTCTCTGTACAAACTACATCTACATCAACAAGCAAAATGGCCACTCTAGGAAGTGTCACGCAGGAAGTGGAAATGGACAGCGCTGCAGATGCCTTTGCCAAACTGGAGGCTTTGTTCTCCCACCCGCTGTACAATTTGCCCACCCCACCTGTGTCCGATGGTGATTGGCTGCTGAAAGTccgaacaaagaaaaaagaagaagagcATAGCACACAGCAGTGGTAAGGATTTTGAACAACATAATTTCAATAAATCAAGATAatcacaaatgaaaacattcaCTTTTGAGTGATGCTTCATTCTAGCCTTTAGGCGTcagtaaaaagttaaaaactgcTGCTGTATCTGCCGTTAAAACTAAATTGCTTGGTGCAACTTTAATTATAACGACTGTACTATCAAAAACATATGAGTGCATCCCATTTTTAGGCTGAGTGCTAATGAAGATGGATATGATCCTATCGTCTGGAACGCCAGTGCTGAGACACATCCACCTTGGCTCCGGTTTCACCTTGGAATATCACGCTGGCAGATGTATCAGCACAAAGACCCCAATCTGTCAGCGCTGACTCAGCAACTGGCATCCCATCGCATTGTCAGTGCAGGTAGGTGACTTTAAAATTTGCAAAGCAAGGCATTTATATTAGAAAGAGGAGAGGGAGAAGGATTAAAATAgcatggaagcctgtttccatcTTAGAGTGCAAAAAGAATCAGGAaaatgggttaaaaacaactctAAAGTGTATAAATGGATAGTCTATGTAAAATCTACATTCTGTTATCACTTTTCTTTAACCCTCCTCCTCCCCAGCTCCACTTGTCTAGATGTACTGCCCttcttcttaaagggatagttcaacaaGGTGTAGTTcacttctttcagacgaatactattggagtttattaaataatgtcctggttcttccaagctttataatggcagtggatGGGTGTCGAGATTTTGAAGTTTttaaagtgcatctatccatcataaaaagtactccacacagctctgttAATTAATAGTTAATACAGCCCTCctgaagcaaatcaatgtgtttttgtaagaaaaatatgcatatttaatactttgtaaAGCACTAGCTTTTACTGTCGTATGTGCGCttacgagagagtggcgttccagcagatgatgtaggatgtaggtGAATTTAGTGACGAATGCAGAAGTGACGAATACAGAAACGCAGAggagagaacaaaacaaagcacCGGTCACGAATTAGGCTACGTTTTcattttaacccttaaatgcatgaacGTTTTGCAAATCATTATTACATATACACGTCTTTAGCGACTCAGACCTATATATCAAGCATCGATGGATCTGTAACTactgcaatagcaaaaaactcAATAATAgcaaatagaataaaataaagcatatttcacCTTTTGTAAAGCACTTTACCTTTTGAAACTTAAAAGGGTTAAATTTGAGCAGATGATCAGAGTGCACTTCCACAGTGcattcagcatctggctcatattcgCCATCTCAACCATATTCTCAAAACTATCGTTTTCAATAtctttaaaatcaatattttgatcgctggcagcttattcaccaTATCCACCATCaaatgagatttatatattattgcgTACAGCaattgctctgcagtaaagccattcaaGTCAGTTCAGTTTTTGAtgatgatattcttttgttttatgcctgtgGTAATCACGtcattattgtctatcaaacagTGCCACCTCGAGGAATGAAGGAGAATTGCATGTATTGAGTCATCagatatttaaatgttgttgtgCAGGAAAAATATTCTTACACTATTATACACCTCTTATCAGAAAACAGACATGCCCACATTCGTGTGGCTGCCCACATCCTTGACGCCGTGtaaaccaggggtgctcaaccctagtcctggagatcaactttcctgcagtgttcagctccaaccctgatcaaacacacctgaactagctaattaggctctcaaggagcacttgattattacagacaggtgtgtttgattagggttggaattaaactctgcagggaagtcgatctccaggaacagagTTGGGCACCCattgtgtaaacaataacatcatgcttaCTTGTTGCGTCTAATTTTGGAGGTTACTTCTCTTAAATTAAAACACccatgtgacatgcgttttcagCTGTGTAGTGTAGACGGAGATTGTTTCTGAAACGCAGTGAAAACGCCACTGTAGACGAGGATCAAAACGCTAAACatactagtgtaaacagggcctaaaagtacaaaacaaggatttgtaaagaaaaatgttggaggatttcaatataaaccaagaggagactcGTTTTCCTTTAGTAAAcaaaggaaactttgcttcctgtaCTATTGTAAACAAAACTTCGCTTCTCGTgaaactagcatattctcacgaCAGCTCTAGTGGAAGCTAGattttatggtttataaagttttaaatatggatttattttttattttttatttttttttacacaaatgcatcatttcactccagaaggtctttattaactGTGTTAATTaacagagctgtgtggagtactttttatgatggatggatggatgcactttctTGACTTTAAAATCtcgacacccattcactgctattcacttataaagcttagaagaaacaggacattttttaatataactccgattgtatttgtctgaaagaagaaagtcatatacatctaggatggcttaagggtgagtaaatcatgaagtcattttcagttttgcataaactatccctttcagCAGAAAGAACCACTGTGGTAGATCtagacaggtggagctggggaggagGAGGGCTAAAGAAAATTCAGTTAACACTTGAAGCCTTTctgtataatacattataaggtATTCATAATGTGTGTTGTAATGCATCATATCTTTacataaataattgtaacctaagttaaaatgcattaaaatttttGAAGGCttgtttgtcatgtttttaatgcattattcttTCTAAAGGTGTAATAATGGGTAGATTACAACATGAAGTATTATAGTGTGTTATAACTGTAGAtacaattattcatgagatcataaaatgcattataaagtgCATTACAAAGCAActtgatctcatgacaaaaacgtacctgtaggaacttttttgcaagatgtGAAATCTCGTGacatattcaatgtgaaatgtccactgagtggcgctaaatcagtgtttgtttgtttttgttttttaccacagatgaacgtacatatggtatgttttatttgatgttggttttgtacgtgtcactgTCCGTTGAGTGGCTCTGCaatgtaccatctgcactacacctaaccCGACAGCATGAACAAAACCAAATGAGATGTAAAAAACGCAATCGCAAGCATgtcgttttagcttgtttttaaaTTTCTCATCTTAAGTCCAGTTCTGTGCCAACTGGGCTACCAGGCAAGCTTGCTACGtctggaaagcaaaacatatggtgCTGTAATCATAACCGTGTttacaagtgctcactgttttaccacctttagtgttcatttctgttggagaCTGCAGTGATATTTACCAATTGGTATGTATTTTGCGTCTTGcgaagttcccacaggtacgttttcgtcatgagatcaggcagcattaaaactacttttataaTGTCTTATATATaaaggctttaagtaaagtCTTACCGAATTTTTTTATGTACGTGCAGTACCAGCTGGACCAGGTAGTGACGGAAATAAATGATAGCATAGATTGGAAATAGAGTTTGGCTGGCTTAAAAACCAATCAGCTTCTCGTAATTGTTTCATGACTGAACTATGCATTTGTAAGAActagtcacaattttgagatgtaaaattgcaattatgagacataaaatcgcaattacaacagaaaatgctgcaactgtgagatataaaatctcTTTTACAAGAAAACCTTTGTGGTACCTTTCAGTGCAAAAATCAGGTGGGACGCAGCTGAAGTTGGTGATGTCATTTCCTAATTATGGACAGGCGCTCTTCAAACCCATGAAGTGAGATCCAAGCACCATGTGTTTCAAatctttatatatttctgtttggCTATCAGCATTACAATAAGTACATTCTGATTTAAACCACATATTTTTAGATCTTTGTATGTTTGCATGtatgcaaaaatacattttgttgaaCGTTTTTCACATTGTAACGGAAGTGGCTTAAATATGTTAACGCAATTCAAGATgtgtattttgattattttgtttcaaatttTGATCAGAATTGTTTTGACTTAAGACAGGAACGGCATGAGGAGACCAATGTCAATCTGTATTACTTTTCTGACTTTGAAAGGCACAATGCTGAAATTGCAGCCTTCCACCTGGACAGGTAAGATTGCGGACTGTATATTGCAAAATGAatgtatattacaaaaaatttaaaacactttttcccTCACAATAAGGATACTGGGTTTTAGAAGGGTGCCTCCAGTGGTTGGAAGACTTATTCATGTGATAAAAGAAATCAAAGACATCACCACCGACCATAAACTGGCCACAACATTTTTCACTTCTCCAGGTTTGTCCCACATGGCTCGTATCTTCCTCCATCACTTCCTCTCAAAACAAGTGTTCTCATACGTCACcatctgtctttctctttccGCAGTGGGgaatgcatgtttttatggCCAGTGTTCTTATTACTGCTCTACAGAGCATGCTATCTGTGGCCGTCCGCTCAAGATCGAGGGCTCTATGGCTGCTATGTTGCCAGATCTGAGTTTGGCATCACGACGCTCGTGGAGGAGTCCCTGGAGGCGGTCCTACAGCCGAACCAAGCTGGCACTGTGGGTGGAGAGTGTGTTATTCAGAGATTTAGGTTCACTCaaaattactcaacctcatgttgttccaacctATGActttgaacacaaaagaatatgtTTTGGGAAAATCTTTTTTGTCTATACGCTTTGTCTATACTATCTGGACCATGTCTGcttttgggttcttctttattgggttttatgtatacatttacaGTGTGTGATTTGCAGTGGAGAATTCAACAAGTAACCAATGATTATTTCTATAACAGGTGGGAGACGGAGTCTAACTATTGTGACGCCGTAAAAAAGATTCCTCCATACGACCGAGGAACTCGATTGGTGGATCTGATCGACTTGAGCATTCTAGACTTTCTCATGAGTGAGTCATGAATTACTTCAGATgaaaattttctgataatttactcaccctaatgtcttccaagatgttcatgtctttctttcttcagtcgaaaagaaacgTTCTCCATTAGAGGTCGAccaatattggattttacagataccgataactaggttggaccacactggctgATACCGATTAATCATCAATAGTTTGTAAAATGGATCctgaatggaaaataaatagtttatttaaatagtctatttaaaaaaaaagtagcctactgaaccatactttgtaaatgaataaaaatattaatattaattatatattgatcattacagttcattaatgttaacaaaagcaactaaaatgttaaaaatatatcagtgaatgcagaaattaacacactctaacaaggaacaatacttctgttctacagcttttatcagtcttgatgttacaaatggactcatattgtaaagtgctaccattacatcaacaatcaagctaaagatggtcatctttaaatatctacacaaaggccacagtattgaaatcgcatatatatggatattgtgtactttcagaatttaactgcttctattctagaacatttgtggttatctaatcaaaatctaaaaatatgttagtcacacagcgggcaaaagtgcagcgccGCATCTAGAAGAACTTgcagctatccggtatcacacagtctacaagactttatttcatcaccaaacgggcaaaagtatactgctgtcctttctccactaatgcagcatctaatcaacaaattcatcgcttagtaattacatgaaaacatgtactacagtatactgtacacaccgtttCGTTGTCAATGTTTTAAATCCACCTTTGAAGTGTTCCGCTCATGTGTCTCACGTCTAAAcatgctgtcagtgatttccgccaCTAGAGGCCACTCttgtgctgtataacaaagactgtagggactttgctgtataatgacgaccTTCTCAGCTGCACCACCAACGGACCCAACCcaaaaaaaaactatcggcatggatttttggTAATAATTgatagttccgccaatcaactatcggtgccgattaatcggccaaaccgatacatcggtcgacctctattctccatatagtggacttcaatagggatCAATGGGTTCAAGGTCCAAATGGCAGTTTCATTCcggcttcaaaggactctacacgatcccagctgaagaataagagtcttatcaaaacgattggtcattttctaaaaagaaatacttaaaatatatactgtttaaccagaaatgctcatcttgcactagctcaactttatgcattatgtaatcacattggaaaagtcatgtgtgatgtaggtggaagtaccaacccagtgtttacaaagtaaacatgcaaagaaagtcaaacgttcttaacaaacaaaagtaaaactaaTGTTGGTTGATTTTGAAGtcggaggagaaaatgagatggagttttttgacctaccctacttttttgaaccaaagtacacagatgcACAACTACCCACACGTGaactttccaatgtgattacgtaatgcgtcaAATTGCAGATGTgaatcacagagctagtgcaagatgagcatttgtggttaaaaagtatatattttaagtattttttttttagaaaatgaccagtcgttttgctagataagacccttattactCGGATAGGAtagtgtagagctctttgaagctatattgaaactgcaatttggaccttcactCGGTTGACCCCCtttgaagtccacaatatggagaaaaatcctggaatgttttccttaaaaaacctCAATTTGTTTtctgctgaagaaagaaagacttgaacatcttagatgacatggggatgagtaaattgaATGAATCCTTTAAGGATGACCACAGAAATACCACGTTTTTGGACTCAAACCACAACATTCTTTGAAATAGCTTGGTGTAGCATGTTATTACCATGGGAAATGACACTAATATGGTAATAATTCAATATGGCAGGCCTGTATATCCAAGTGCagctcaaaacacacacaaaaaatgtcattccaaagctgtatgactttttttcattcagtgggATGCAAAGACAATCTTTCGAAAGTCAGTGGAGTCCAAACAACAATTTTGAGCTGATGTAAATCCTCaacgtttttttaaatctttgttttCCCGTTATTTTTTATCTATCATCCTCAGGTAACATGGACAGGCACCACTATGAAACATTTGAGAAGTTTGGCAACAGCACATTTCTCATACACTTAGACAATGGAAGAGCGTGAGTATTCAAAATCGATAGTGCAACTGTGCTGCGGGCGACACGAGTTcaattcccgtctcgaggtcctttgctgatcctaCCCCCCTCTCTTCACCCAATGCTGTCCTGTCTGTTCTCAACTCTCCTgtcaaataaaggcaaaaagccccataaatataacttaaaaaaaaaaaaatcgatagtCAAAGAGGTTTTCTAAtgatattttggttttattcagTTTGAGTGATGGTTCTTCTGCATTGTAGGTTTGGGCGTCATTCTAAAGATGAACCATCTATACTGGCTCCTCTTGTGCAGTGCTGCAGGTAGCGTtaacataattaacaatttAAGAATGTTGTGTTTTGAGCTACTCCTTATTCCTTTGTTCTTTCCTTTAGGGTCCGTCGTTCCACGTTGCTTCGTTTACGTCTGCTCTCTCTTCCGTCGTATCGGTTGAGTGATGTCATGCGTGCATCTTTGTCTCAGGACCCCCTTGTAGCGGTGGCCCCACTCCTCACTGAACCACATCTTTCCGCTTTAGACCGTCGCCTAGAAACAGTCATTCAAACCATCCAGGACTGTCTGCAACAGCATCAACATCACAGTGATGTCATatatgatgacatcactgattACCTTGGGGCTTGATGTGATATTATTTAGATTTGTTGTGCTGTATAACCAGACTGTAAACAATCTTACACTACACACTAAACTTACACTTTATAtgattgttaaataaagttgctAATCAACAAAGTGGATTATTATCATCTGTGACCAGTTACTGttaaaactgttcttttttgtttgtgtatttgagattaaattaaagacaaaattgacatttttatttcacattttaagtcACATATACAGTcgtggccaaaaatattggcacccttgcaattctgtcagaaaatgcaacacttctcttagaattgcaaatgttttggtattcacatgcttattaattttgtttgtactgcaacaacacacacgcacaaatatatatatatatatatatatatataaacgaaaagagaagaaaagtcaaacctgataaaatttcacacagaactcaaaaatggtctggacaaaattattggcagcttgtcaaaattgtaagaaatatttgcttttcaagcatgtgatgctcctgtaatttgtgtttagacacacctgtggcaacaggtgtgggcaatatagtaatcacacttgcaaccagttaaaatggagaaaagttgactcagcctttgtgttgtgtcacactgagcatggagaaaagaaaaagtgtaaagagttgtctgtggatttgagaaaaAACTGTGGAAATACATGGACAATCttaaggctacaagtccatttccaacagtgttgggcaagttactctgaaaatgtaattcagTTACTGACTACTGATTactccttttaaaagtaatcaaattactgtgctgattactttatttcaaaagtaattagttacattactagttacattacttttttctgtacatccacaaaatttatgtgaaatacgtCTGTGTGCAGAATACACAACATTTCAAGCAGTGAGTGGATTCTCTGATTGTCCATTGCATTCcagaaataaatattgttcAACACTGCAAACGCGTgttataaatagaaactctgCCTATGCTTTACGCGTggtaatcatttttgttttatattagttgttcttgttgcttttgtgcaatacatgGATAGCAATTCATTCGTTTgagatatatttttatgtttagaaGTTTCTATTTTGTGGGAGTcccacaaatcattttattctataGCACCCCGCACACATATGAGTCTCTGCCCGCCCGCACCCACACTCGCCCATAAATTGGGCAAGACTTGATAGGCAAGTGCAGGTGCGGGCGGGCAGAGACTCATGTGAAGACAACAGAAGTTGATACGTTAAATTACTCCGTTactaaaaaagtaatcaaat encodes the following:
- the fam20cl gene encoding extracellular serine/threonine protein kinase FAM20C, translating into MRVCTRRRSRMFRLWLLIVFLSLHLLVVSLVLSIYHTSCELHSNPDIQTSISFSVQTTSTSTSKMATLGSVTQEVEMDSAADAFAKLEALFSHPLYNLPTPPVSDGDWLLKVRTKKKEEEHSTQQWLSANEDGYDPIVWNASAETHPPWLRFHLGISRWQMYQHKDPNLSALTQQLASHRIVSAVQKSGGTQLKLVMSFPNYGQALFKPMKQERHEETNVNLYYFSDFERHNAEIAAFHLDRILGFRRVPPVVGRLIHVIKEIKDITTDHKLATTFFTSPVGNACFYGQCSYYCSTEHAICGRPLKIEGSMAAMLPDLSLASRRSWRSPWRRSYSRTKLALWETESNYCDAVKKIPPYDRGTRLVDLIDLSILDFLMSNMDRHHYETFEKFGNSTFLIHLDNGRAFGRHSKDEPSILAPLVQCCRVRRSTLLRLRLLSLPSYRLSDVMRASLSQDPLVAVAPLLTEPHLSALDRRLETVIQTIQDCLQQHQHHSDVIYDDITDYLGA